A genomic window from Herbiconiux aconitum includes:
- a CDS encoding acyltransferase family protein, whose protein sequence is MEKQTAAATTTAPARATAASRATKPDHFLPHLQGLRAIAVLLVVVYHFWPGRLTGGYIGVDVFFVISGFLITQQLTRQLERTDRIALPSFYAKRARRLLPAAVTVLIFASLATLFIMPLSSLTENVREILASTFYVENWVLALNSVDYLAAANEASLVQHYWSLSLEEQFYLFWPVLLLGASVVAMKFLKGKRWLALISVLGIVGVVSFVLSIVTTAADPASAYFVTYTRVWEFAVGGALALLPRWRPVRAWQSNILGWGGIIVVLACGYLFTAATPFPGYMAAIPVLGTAAIIVAHHRAKPWDAGRVLSFRPIAFIGDISYSLYLWHWPLIIIAPYIPGWGLSIWNRIALFLFCFVIAWATKRFIEDPTRRWTFFTSRRPRVTMIGVVAVMAVSSLFAGTAWAVQQPKYDTEAAQLADTLANPPECFGAASGPTDGLNPIDPLCVNPALEGQIIPSPGFGNADRPRHPDCLSTLNDPTVRDCQFGSDAPDAPQIALIGDSHAYALMDPFIDMAEQNGWHLTTYLKGGCPWTTTPLLAKDAFAASCDSWRASLTASLAEHPPFDAVFTAALTDRNVPGTSDDEQAAAVGYGEAWQQVLDQGTPIVTVVDNPAWEDDPNKCLRTEAEADCTEPRDEGLAEFDPIALAASGAAGQGQDVTLLDFSDTFCTAEECPAVIGGANVYRDTDHLTRTFAFTLEPFLARAMTAAIAR, encoded by the coding sequence ATGGAGAAGCAGACGGCCGCGGCCACCACGACGGCGCCGGCCAGGGCGACTGCGGCCAGCCGTGCCACGAAGCCCGACCACTTCCTTCCGCACCTCCAGGGTCTGCGTGCCATCGCCGTTCTCCTCGTCGTGGTCTACCACTTCTGGCCCGGCCGCCTCACCGGCGGGTACATCGGTGTCGACGTCTTCTTCGTGATCTCGGGCTTCCTGATCACCCAGCAACTCACCCGCCAACTCGAGCGCACCGATCGCATCGCCCTGCCGAGCTTCTACGCCAAGCGCGCCCGCCGACTGCTGCCGGCCGCCGTCACGGTGCTGATCTTCGCGAGCCTCGCGACGCTGTTCATCATGCCGTTGTCGAGTCTGACCGAGAACGTGCGCGAGATCCTGGCCTCCACCTTCTATGTGGAGAACTGGGTACTGGCCCTCAACTCTGTGGATTACTTGGCGGCGGCCAACGAGGCGAGCCTCGTGCAGCACTACTGGTCGCTGTCGCTGGAGGAGCAGTTCTACCTGTTCTGGCCCGTGCTGCTGCTCGGCGCATCCGTCGTGGCCATGAAATTCCTCAAGGGCAAGCGCTGGCTCGCGCTGATCTCGGTGCTCGGCATCGTGGGCGTCGTCTCGTTCGTGCTCTCGATCGTGACCACCGCGGCCGATCCGGCCAGCGCGTATTTCGTCACCTACACCCGGGTGTGGGAGTTCGCGGTGGGCGGCGCGCTGGCACTGCTGCCACGGTGGCGGCCGGTGCGCGCGTGGCAGTCGAACATCCTCGGCTGGGGCGGCATCATCGTGGTGCTCGCCTGCGGCTACCTCTTCACTGCGGCGACGCCGTTCCCGGGCTACATGGCGGCGATCCCGGTGCTCGGCACCGCGGCCATCATCGTGGCGCACCACCGGGCGAAGCCGTGGGACGCCGGACGCGTGCTGAGCTTCCGCCCCATCGCCTTCATCGGCGACATCTCCTATTCGCTCTACCTCTGGCACTGGCCGCTCATCATCATCGCCCCCTACATTCCGGGGTGGGGCCTGAGCATCTGGAACCGCATCGCGCTGTTCCTCTTCTGTTTCGTGATCGCCTGGGCCACCAAGCGCTTCATCGAAGACCCGACCCGGCGTTGGACGTTCTTCACCAGCCGCCGCCCGCGCGTAACGATGATCGGCGTCGTGGCCGTCATGGCCGTGTCGAGCCTGTTCGCGGGCACGGCCTGGGCGGTGCAGCAGCCGAAGTACGACACCGAGGCCGCTCAGTTGGCCGACACGCTCGCGAACCCGCCGGAGTGCTTCGGTGCGGCCTCCGGACCGACGGACGGGCTGAACCCGATCGATCCGCTCTGCGTCAATCCCGCGCTCGAGGGCCAGATCATCCCGAGCCCCGGATTCGGCAACGCCGACCGCCCGCGGCACCCGGATTGCCTCAGCACCCTCAACGACCCCACGGTGCGCGACTGCCAGTTCGGCAGCGATGCTCCGGATGCGCCCCAGATCGCGCTGATCGGCGACAGCCACGCTTATGCCCTGATGGACCCGTTCATCGACATGGCCGAGCAGAACGGCTGGCACCTCACCACCTATCTCAAGGGCGGTTGCCCCTGGACGACGACGCCGCTCCTGGCCAAGGACGCCTTCGCGGCGTCGTGCGACAGCTGGCGCGCGTCGCTCACCGCGTCGCTCGCCGAGCATCCGCCGTTCGACGCCGTGTTCACCGCTGCGCTGACCGACCGCAACGTGCCGGGCACCTCCGACGACGAGCAGGCGGCCGCCGTCGGCTACGGCGAGGCCTGGCAACAGGTGCTCGACCAGGGAACGCCGATCGTGACCGTGGTCGACAACCCGGCGTGGGAGGACGACCCGAACAAGTGCCTCCGCACCGAGGCGGAAGCCGACTGCACCGAGCCGCGGGATGAGGGACTGGCGGAGTTCGATCCCATCGCGCTCGCCGCATCCGGAGCTGCCGGCCAGGGCCAAGACGTGACGCTGCTCGACTTCAGCGACACCTTCTGCACGGCCGAGGAGTGCCCCGCCGTGATCGGCGGTGCGAACGTCTACCGCGACACCGACCACCTCACCCGCACCTTCGCCTTCACGCTCGAGCCATTCCTCGCGCGGGCGATGACCGCCGCGATCGCGCGCTGA
- a CDS encoding DUF6421 family protein: protein MSARARTTLASQAIIGEPEVVEDAALTHSAAWVSLKAAVTALQPLQVKDGSVPDPVDHPAARRSVATIVADIARLSHHFPHDHDYLVTLRADFERWASADFGVPDFIESLVAFRPELHRVDGARHLVVFPMYTQNGSTDRHVEAVLIEVLWPRFVGELEAGDYSNALFVPIRFLDFTAGYDTNSAVLFPESVATSRIPQYTWGAIFADREAARFRRVVREAASVTRLTLPDDASRLLDDQELAERTFVMWDLIHDRTHMRGDLPFDPFMIKQRMPYFLYSLEELRCDLTAFREAVKIERRLTAQAADSGEPLGVSDPLSPADAELLDHAKLVQYAVLFDRIFRFAITGSRVRNYDGLGGQLLFAWLHQRGVLHWTDTKLTIDWPDVADAVTALGDAIDELYWRSIDRPKTAHWLAAYDLVTSTLTPNPASVWAQGPSALPLDGPPRGLTDAVLDDEFPLSMFYEALDKKMHDVIASTAGITGRA from the coding sequence ATGTCCGCTCGCGCACGCACCACGCTCGCATCCCAGGCCATCATCGGAGAACCCGAGGTCGTCGAAGACGCGGCGCTCACGCACTCCGCCGCCTGGGTCTCGTTGAAGGCGGCCGTGACGGCGCTTCAGCCGTTGCAGGTGAAGGACGGGTCGGTTCCCGACCCCGTCGACCACCCGGCGGCCCGCAGATCGGTGGCGACGATCGTGGCCGACATCGCTCGCCTTTCCCACCACTTCCCGCACGATCACGACTACCTCGTGACACTGCGGGCCGACTTCGAGCGCTGGGCGTCGGCCGACTTCGGTGTGCCCGACTTCATCGAGTCGCTCGTCGCGTTCCGGCCCGAGCTCCACCGGGTCGACGGCGCGCGCCATCTCGTCGTCTTTCCGATGTACACCCAGAACGGCAGCACCGACCGCCACGTCGAGGCCGTGCTGATCGAGGTGCTGTGGCCGCGGTTCGTGGGCGAACTCGAGGCGGGCGACTACTCGAACGCGTTGTTCGTGCCGATCCGCTTCCTCGACTTCACCGCGGGATACGACACCAATTCCGCGGTGCTCTTCCCGGAGTCGGTGGCGACGTCACGCATCCCGCAGTACACCTGGGGTGCGATCTTCGCCGATCGCGAGGCCGCGCGCTTCCGTCGGGTGGTGCGGGAGGCGGCATCCGTCACCCGACTCACGCTGCCAGACGATGCGTCGCGCCTGCTCGACGATCAGGAGCTCGCCGAGCGCACCTTCGTGATGTGGGACCTGATTCACGACCGCACGCACATGCGCGGCGACCTGCCGTTCGATCCGTTCATGATCAAGCAGCGGATGCCGTATTTCCTCTACTCGCTCGAGGAATTGCGGTGCGACCTCACGGCTTTCCGGGAGGCCGTGAAGATCGAGCGACGGCTCACGGCGCAGGCGGCCGATTCCGGCGAGCCACTCGGGGTGAGCGATCCGCTCAGTCCCGCGGATGCCGAACTGCTCGACCACGCGAAGCTGGTGCAGTACGCGGTGCTCTTCGACCGCATCTTCCGGTTCGCGATCACGGGTTCGCGGGTGCGCAACTACGACGGGCTCGGCGGGCAGCTGTTGTTCGCCTGGCTGCACCAGCGCGGCGTGCTGCACTGGACCGACACGAAGCTCACCATCGACTGGCCTGACGTGGCTGATGCGGTGACGGCGCTCGGCGACGCGATCGATGAGCTCTACTGGCGCTCGATCGACCGGCCGAAGACGGCGCACTGGCTCGCCGCCTACGACCTGGTCACGTCGACGCTCACGCCGAACCCGGCCTCCGTGTGGGCGCAGGGCCCGTCGGCGCTGCCGCTCGACGGCCCGCCCCGCGGGTTGACGGATGCCGTGCTCGACGACGAGTTCCCCCTCTCGATGTTCTACGAGGCGCTCGACAAGAAGATGCACGACGTGATCGCGTCGACGGCGGGCATCACGGGTCGCGCCTGA
- a CDS encoding SDR family oxidoreductase, whose product MSEMHEFTGLGVGGRRVVVAGATSASGTATCAALADAGATVVALGSNAGRLDELALHVPGIATEVCDLSDSSAVDTLALRLSASGAVDGLVHLVGGWVGGRGIPGQTDDAWSSIERSFRTLRNTSRAFYPALVASEAGRVAIVSSTAVDSPTASAADYAAGKAASESWMRSLAHGFRSDQGESGLRAAAVVFVVKALVDDRMRAAAPEKTFPGYTEVGTLAAAVVGLWDAPAGELDGARIRLP is encoded by the coding sequence ATGAGCGAGATGCACGAGTTCACAGGTCTCGGTGTCGGTGGGCGTCGGGTGGTCGTCGCCGGCGCGACGAGCGCGTCCGGAACCGCGACCTGCGCTGCCCTGGCCGACGCGGGCGCGACCGTCGTGGCCCTCGGCTCGAACGCGGGCCGACTCGACGAGCTCGCCCTCCACGTGCCGGGCATCGCGACCGAGGTCTGCGACCTCAGCGACAGTTCGGCCGTCGACACGCTCGCACTGCGCCTCAGCGCCTCGGGTGCGGTCGACGGCCTCGTGCATCTGGTGGGAGGCTGGGTCGGCGGTCGCGGCATCCCGGGGCAGACGGATGACGCCTGGTCGAGCATCGAGCGCTCGTTCCGAACCCTCCGCAACACCTCCCGCGCGTTCTACCCGGCGCTCGTCGCATCGGAAGCCGGCCGGGTGGCGATCGTCTCCTCGACGGCAGTCGACTCCCCCACGGCGTCCGCAGCTGATTACGCCGCGGGCAAGGCTGCCTCGGAGTCCTGGATGCGATCGCTGGCCCATGGCTTCCGCAGCGATCAAGGCGAGAGCGGGTTGCGCGCGGCCGCAGTGGTGTTCGTGGTCAAGGCGTTGGTCGACGACCGGATGCGCGCGGCCGCCCCCGAGAAGACCTTCCCCGGCTACACCGAGGTCGGCACCCTGGCGGCCGCCGTCGTGGGTCTGTGGGACGCCCCGGCCGGCGAGCTCGACGGGGCGCGCATCCGTCTGCCCTGA
- a CDS encoding transporter, which yields MSETIVDRRPTPTAVTEEGPPRIPLNTLAIGLGLAGVAEVWSAAVRVIGLPVGLAEVFWAVAAIAWIWLIVAHLVRGRRSGQSLTEQLRHPAQGPLAAIVPVVGMLLGSDLARWLPAVGTVLVLVSLAAAALFASWLVSTWISGRIELGAVHGGYLLPTVAAGFVAAAAAQSIGLTGLAWGAFGEGMLFWIVMTTVVILRFTTRPALPDALVPTLAVIVAPPAVGGIALFALTDDAVTPFSLAFAGIGVVLVLVQLSLIPRYRRLSFSLGFWSFTFPTAAVVAYTIDWLSVGAGDAAPILVSVVSAVLAVALSIFVATIGFFSLRIAVDARTRRRAEAVLTRADDIGAATTR from the coding sequence TTGTCGGAGACCATCGTCGATCGTCGTCCCACGCCGACGGCCGTCACGGAGGAGGGCCCCCCGCGCATCCCGCTCAACACCTTGGCGATCGGCCTCGGGCTCGCAGGTGTCGCCGAAGTCTGGTCGGCGGCAGTTCGGGTCATCGGACTCCCGGTCGGGCTGGCCGAGGTGTTCTGGGCCGTGGCCGCGATCGCCTGGATCTGGCTGATCGTCGCGCACCTCGTGCGCGGGCGCCGCAGCGGGCAGTCGCTGACCGAACAGTTGCGGCACCCGGCTCAGGGTCCGCTTGCGGCGATCGTGCCCGTGGTCGGCATGCTCCTCGGCAGCGACCTCGCGCGGTGGTTGCCGGCGGTCGGGACAGTTCTGGTACTCGTGTCCTTGGCGGCGGCCGCCTTGTTCGCCTCGTGGCTCGTGAGTACCTGGATCTCGGGCCGCATCGAATTGGGCGCCGTTCACGGAGGCTACCTGCTGCCGACGGTCGCTGCCGGATTCGTGGCCGCCGCCGCCGCACAGTCCATCGGCCTCACCGGTCTCGCTTGGGGCGCCTTCGGCGAGGGGATGCTGTTCTGGATCGTCATGACCACCGTCGTCATCCTCCGCTTCACGACCCGCCCGGCTCTCCCCGACGCGCTGGTGCCGACGCTCGCAGTGATCGTCGCGCCGCCCGCGGTCGGCGGCATTGCACTCTTCGCTCTCACCGACGACGCGGTCACCCCGTTCTCCCTCGCCTTCGCCGGGATCGGCGTGGTGCTCGTGCTCGTGCAGCTCTCGCTCATCCCGCGCTACCGTCGGCTCTCGTTCTCACTCGGCTTCTGGTCGTTCACCTTCCCCACGGCCGCCGTCGTCGCCTACACGATCGACTGGCTGTCGGTGGGCGCCGGAGATGCCGCGCCGATCCTGGTGTCTGTGGTGAGCGCCGTGCTCGCGGTGGCGCTGTCGATCTTCGTCGCGACCATCGGGTTCTTCTCGCTGCGGATCGCGGTCGACGCCCGCACGCGCCGTCGCGCCGAGGCTGTTCTCACCCGGGCCGACGACATCGGCGCTGCCACCACGCGCTGA
- a CDS encoding CGNR zinc finger domain-containing protein → MEWPRASEEALLTVLNSAPRVDGAIVDGLADPQSAGPLLESIGGAGTDEEALLLAAARDELQAVIRGQKPAAALAPFVESVIQRPSLTAAGVGWSLDGPADALPAARAVLEWSRVTTDLPGRLRPCENPDCTKFLIDHSKPNSARWCSMAGCGNRMKASRYRASRRAEEALAAADQAEVARLRAEATGSKGRTGGTR, encoded by the coding sequence ATGGAATGGCCACGCGCATCCGAGGAGGCATTGCTGACGGTGCTGAACAGCGCTCCCCGCGTCGACGGCGCAATCGTCGACGGGCTTGCCGACCCGCAGTCCGCCGGCCCACTGCTCGAGTCGATCGGTGGCGCCGGAACGGATGAGGAGGCACTCCTCTTGGCAGCGGCACGCGACGAACTGCAGGCGGTCATCCGCGGGCAGAAGCCCGCAGCGGCATTGGCACCTTTCGTCGAGTCGGTGATCCAGCGCCCGAGCCTCACCGCAGCGGGTGTCGGCTGGTCGCTCGACGGCCCGGCGGATGCCCTTCCCGCCGCTCGCGCCGTGCTCGAGTGGAGCCGGGTCACCACTGATCTGCCGGGCCGCCTCCGCCCGTGCGAGAACCCCGATTGCACCAAGTTCTTGATCGACCACAGCAAGCCGAACTCCGCGCGCTGGTGCTCGATGGCCGGCTGCGGAAACCGGATGAAGGCGAGCCGCTACCGTGCGTCGCGCCGCGCCGAGGAGGCGCTGGCCGCCGCGGACCAGGCCGAAGTCGCCCGCCTCCGCGCCGAAGCCACAGGGTCGAAAGGGCGCACAGGGGGCACCCGCTAG
- a CDS encoding sensor histidine kinase, giving the protein MSSTADDWVRPRPGPAGYRRDTIVAAALVLAALGSAALSVQAADRTPAPWWGMLIWAVAIAAPLAVRRRWPEPVALVVAAAFVIGQYASVWEVLFSNICLFLALYSVGAWGRNRMLAKVVRVVIVIGMLLWLVGALIFQALHPELAPDVSHEGFPSQFLAIGLISIITNLLYFGAAYVFGNSAWTAARQREALEQRTHELEREREVSSRQAVTLERVRIARELHDVVAHHVSVMGVQAGAARRVLAKKEGAAETDPRVVESLSVIESNAREAVDELHRMLGALRQGDDPLTPADDASRSASTRGIAQLDELVGEARASGLPVTYSAIGEPQAVPAVVGLNVYRIAQEALTNVRKHGGPRATADVRLRYLDEVVEIEVSDSGVGGASAAPVRSPESAGPTMGLGHIGMRERAAAVGGEIEIGPKPRGGFLVRARLPLAPSPAAPSPPMSAVVGGAS; this is encoded by the coding sequence ATGAGTTCGACTGCAGACGACTGGGTGCGGCCGCGGCCCGGGCCGGCGGGGTACCGGCGCGACACCATCGTCGCGGCGGCGCTCGTGTTGGCGGCGCTCGGGAGTGCTGCGCTCTCCGTGCAGGCGGCCGACCGAACGCCGGCGCCGTGGTGGGGCATGCTCATCTGGGCGGTGGCGATCGCGGCACCACTGGCGGTGAGGCGGCGCTGGCCCGAACCGGTGGCCCTCGTCGTGGCTGCCGCCTTCGTGATCGGGCAGTACGCGTCGGTCTGGGAGGTGCTGTTCAGCAACATCTGCCTGTTTCTCGCCCTCTATTCCGTCGGCGCCTGGGGGCGCAACCGGATGCTCGCGAAGGTCGTGCGCGTCGTCATCGTCATCGGGATGCTGCTCTGGCTCGTCGGCGCACTGATCTTCCAGGCGCTCCACCCCGAACTCGCCCCCGACGTCTCGCACGAGGGCTTCCCCTCGCAGTTCCTCGCCATCGGACTCATCTCGATCATCACGAACCTGCTCTACTTCGGGGCCGCCTACGTCTTCGGCAACTCGGCGTGGACGGCGGCTCGCCAGCGCGAAGCCCTCGAGCAGCGCACGCACGAACTCGAACGAGAACGCGAGGTCTCGAGCCGGCAAGCCGTGACGCTCGAACGGGTGCGCATCGCCCGCGAGCTGCACGACGTCGTCGCCCACCACGTCTCCGTCATGGGGGTGCAGGCGGGCGCAGCCCGGCGCGTTCTCGCGAAGAAGGAGGGCGCGGCCGAAACCGATCCGCGCGTGGTGGAGTCGCTCTCGGTGATCGAGTCGAACGCGCGCGAAGCGGTCGACGAACTGCACCGGATGCTCGGGGCACTGCGGCAAGGCGACGACCCTCTCACCCCGGCCGACGACGCGAGCCGCTCGGCCAGCACCCGCGGAATCGCCCAGCTCGACGAACTCGTCGGCGAAGCCCGCGCATCCGGGCTGCCCGTCACCTACTCGGCCATCGGCGAACCCCAGGCCGTCCCCGCGGTCGTGGGGCTGAACGTCTACCGCATTGCGCAGGAAGCGCTCACCAACGTGCGTAAGCACGGCGGGCCCCGCGCCACCGCGGATGTGCGACTGCGCTACCTCGACGAGGTGGTGGAGATCGAGGTGTCAGACTCCGGGGTGGGTGGAGCGTCCGCCGCCCCGGTGAGATCGCCCGAATCGGCCGGCCCCACGATGGGCCTCGGGCACATCGGCATGCGCGAGCGCGCCGCGGCGGTCGGCGGCGAGATCGAGATCGGGCCGAAGCCACGCGGCGGCTTCCTCGTGCGCGCCCGGTTGCCCCTGGCGCCGTCGCCGGCAGCGCCCTCGCCGCCGATGTCTGCCGTAGTGGGCGGGGCGAGCTGA
- a CDS encoding response regulator, which yields MTDVPTDGIRVVLADDQDLVRVGLRIILESEDGIEVVGEARDGREAVDLVTALAPDVVCMDVQMPGLDGLAATRELVAAGTTAGILVLTTFDRDDYLFEALEAGASGFVLKNSSPEELVAAVQIIARGDALLSPDVTRRVIERFSARRSGRQGGQALSDGPAEIIPAPQLAELTEREREVLELLAAGRSNAEIAAALYLGEATVKTHVSKILQKLGLRDRIQAVVFAYENGVTVPGRV from the coding sequence ATGACAGACGTGCCGACCGACGGCATCCGCGTCGTGCTCGCCGACGATCAGGATCTCGTGCGCGTGGGGCTTCGGATCATCCTGGAGTCCGAAGACGGCATCGAGGTGGTGGGCGAGGCGCGCGACGGCCGCGAAGCCGTCGACCTCGTCACGGCCCTCGCACCCGACGTGGTGTGCATGGACGTGCAGATGCCTGGCCTCGACGGACTCGCCGCCACCCGCGAACTCGTGGCGGCCGGAACGACCGCGGGCATCCTCGTGCTCACCACCTTCGACCGAGACGACTACCTCTTCGAGGCCCTCGAGGCCGGGGCGAGCGGGTTCGTTCTCAAGAACTCCTCGCCCGAAGAGCTCGTGGCGGCGGTGCAGATCATCGCGCGTGGTGACGCGCTGCTGTCACCCGATGTCACCCGGCGGGTGATCGAGCGGTTCAGCGCGCGGCGAAGCGGGCGGCAAGGCGGGCAGGCCCTCTCGGATGGGCCAGCCGAGATCATCCCGGCCCCGCAGCTCGCCGAACTCACCGAGCGCGAACGCGAAGTGCTCGAGCTTCTCGCGGCCGGGCGATCCAACGCCGAGATCGCCGCGGCGCTCTACCTCGGCGAGGCCACGGTGAAGACGCACGTCTCGAAGATCCTGCAGAAGCTCGGGCTCCGCGACCGCATCCAGGCGGTCGTGTTCGCCTACGAGAACGGCGTCACCGTGCCCGGCCGGGTGTGA
- a CDS encoding ABC transporter ATP-binding protein translates to MLEVEAVSRSFGARKVLHDVSFTVGDGRMTGFVGGNGAGKTTTMRIILGVLSSDSGSVTLDGTRLTPADRALFGYMPEERGLYPKMKVAEQIVYLGRLHGMSDAAATKSTTHLLDRLGLGERANATVESLSLGNQQRAQIAAALVHDPSVLVLDEPFSGLDPMAVQTVQAVLAEHAAGGAPVLFSSHQLDIVERICDDLVVIADGSIRASGSREDLRSTHSEPRFEIEVSGSGDAGWVREMPGVDVVDLDGAYALFEVERGDGGLDAAQSVLRRALETGPVSRFAPVHPTLSQIFTEVVK, encoded by the coding sequence ATGCTCGAAGTAGAAGCCGTCTCCCGCTCCTTCGGGGCCCGGAAAGTGCTGCACGACGTGAGCTTCACGGTGGGCGACGGCCGCATGACGGGGTTCGTCGGAGGCAACGGCGCCGGCAAGACCACGACGATGCGCATCATCCTCGGGGTGCTTTCGAGCGATTCCGGATCGGTCACCCTCGACGGCACCCGGCTCACCCCCGCCGATCGCGCCCTCTTCGGCTACATGCCCGAAGAACGCGGCCTCTACCCCAAGATGAAGGTCGCCGAGCAGATCGTCTACCTCGGCCGGCTGCACGGGATGTCCGACGCCGCCGCAACGAAGAGCACCACCCACCTGCTCGACCGCCTCGGCCTCGGCGAGCGCGCCAACGCCACGGTCGAGAGCCTTTCGCTCGGCAACCAGCAGCGAGCGCAGATCGCCGCCGCCCTGGTGCACGATCCGAGCGTGCTCGTGCTCGACGAGCCGTTCTCGGGACTGGACCCGATGGCCGTGCAGACCGTGCAGGCGGTGCTCGCGGAGCACGCGGCCGGCGGCGCACCCGTGCTCTTCTCCTCGCACCAGCTCGACATCGTCGAACGCATCTGCGACGACCTCGTGGTGATCGCCGACGGCAGCATCCGGGCCAGCGGGTCCCGCGAAGATCTGCGTTCGACACATTCCGAACCACGATTCGAGATCGAGGTGAGCGGCTCCGGCGACGCCGGCTGGGTGCGCGAGATGCCGGGCGTCGATGTGGTCGACCTCGACGGCGCCTACGCCCTCTTCGAAGTCGAGCGCGGCGACGGGGGGCTGGATGCGGCGCAGTCGGTGCTGCGCCGCGCCCTCGAAACCGGGCCCGTCTCCCGCTTCGCCCCCGTTCACCCCACCCTCTCCCAGATCTTCACGGAGGTCGTGAAATGA
- a CDS encoding ABC transporter permease: MSTQTQTTPAQPAPAGRPARRRPTGALPQSAARSTWLVARREITMRLRSKAFLISTGILMLAILASIIVGGLLSATSSAPKVAVVPATSAVVDGVKGLDVSSAESVDAAEQLVRDGTVDAAIVPRADGATDASTPPGQPALDYQVVALSEAPASVVSLLSVTPEVQLLDPDASDDGFLSYIIGIAFGIVFFMSAITFGATIAQSVVEEKQTRVVEILLSTITARELMAGKVLGNSILAFGQIAVIAVISALGLTITGQSALLGALSPAIAWFIVFFVFGFVLLAALYAATAALVSRQEDVGSVTSPVTMLVMIPYFLVIFFNSNETVMAIMSYVPFSAPVGMPLRLFLGDAQWWEPLLSLGILALTTVIVIAIGSRIYANSLLRTGARVKLRDALKG, encoded by the coding sequence ATGAGCACACAGACCCAGACCACGCCGGCCCAACCGGCACCGGCCGGCCGCCCCGCGCGCCGCCGTCCCACCGGAGCCCTCCCGCAGAGCGCCGCCCGCAGCACCTGGCTCGTCGCGCGGCGAGAGATCACCATGCGCCTGCGCAGCAAGGCCTTCCTGATCTCCACGGGCATCCTGATGCTCGCGATCCTCGCGTCGATCATCGTCGGCGGCCTGCTCAGCGCCACGAGTTCGGCGCCGAAGGTCGCGGTGGTGCCGGCCACCTCGGCCGTGGTCGACGGTGTGAAAGGGCTCGACGTGTCGTCGGCCGAATCCGTCGACGCGGCCGAGCAGCTGGTGCGCGACGGCACGGTCGACGCCGCGATCGTGCCGCGCGCCGACGGAGCAACGGATGCCTCCACCCCACCCGGCCAGCCCGCACTCGACTACCAGGTGGTCGCGCTCAGCGAGGCGCCCGCATCCGTCGTCTCCTTGCTCAGCGTCACGCCCGAGGTGCAGCTGCTCGACCCGGATGCGTCCGACGACGGCTTCCTCTCCTACATCATCGGCATCGCCTTCGGCATCGTGTTCTTCATGTCGGCCATCACCTTCGGCGCCACGATCGCGCAGAGCGTGGTGGAGGAGAAGCAGACCCGCGTGGTGGAGATCCTGCTCTCCACCATCACCGCGCGCGAGCTGATGGCGGGCAAAGTGCTCGGCAACAGCATCCTGGCGTTCGGGCAGATCGCTGTGATCGCCGTGATCTCGGCACTCGGCCTCACCATAACGGGGCAGTCGGCGCTGCTCGGCGCCCTGAGCCCCGCGATCGCCTGGTTCATCGTGTTCTTCGTGTTCGGCTTCGTGCTTCTGGCCGCGCTCTACGCGGCCACGGCTGCGCTGGTGTCGCGGCAGGAAGACGTGGGTTCGGTCACCTCGCCCGTCACGATGCTCGTGATGATCCCCTATTTCCTCGTGATCTTCTTCAATTCGAACGAGACCGTGATGGCGATCATGTCGTACGTGCCGTTCTCGGCGCCGGTCGGGATGCCGCTGAGACTGTTCCTGGGAGACGCGCAGTGGTGGGAGCCGCTCCTGTCGCTCGGGATCCTGGCCCTGACCACGGTGATCGTGATCGCGATCGGTTCGCGCATCTACGCGAACTCGCTGCTCCGTACGGGCGCGCGGGTGAAGCTCCGCGATGCGCTGAAGGGCTGA